The following proteins are co-located in the Sphingomonas panacis genome:
- a CDS encoding TonB-dependent receptor, with protein sequence MTKYGLRTGCAFAALCIAAYTPASAQTAPAAPAEADSAQAPGATETGADIIVTGSARQQRRFDVSYAVNSLSNADIQKLAPVNFADLLGKLPGFAVENTGGEVQNIFRLRGLPSDGGLVTFQQDGLPLFHENDGNFFRGDDLNRFDLMTQRVEVVRGGPAPVYASYAAAIVNNITVSGTATTRGKAQVTLGDTGLYRLDAYQAGPIDDSTYYAIGGFIRHHDGYRDNGFPNDRGGQIRANIKHDFATGSLRVSLNYLNDHNVFYLPIPTADPRNPSKSLNQYIDYFSGTMNSPALRDATIRYRQADGTTRSVGADLGNGRHTEFGNLGVQYDTDLDGWKIAAKGGVSVGKLHFDALYSTTNPSDANAFAGSYLTAARTAFGAGVSRLGYAIAGTKGAEVYDPNATSGLVVPGQFRDVISKFYSTQGDLSVTRSITTGFGTHDLRVGVYGSLYGETNEVAYQDYLLEVRGKPRTLDLIAYNAAGQALGSVTDNGVLRYTTTLNRGNTNASMYALYANDTWEILNGLTLDGGIRHERYSFSGYAFATASADLGDRTTLADNSVRAFTGQVISSKLKPDITNWTAGINYDVTRHLGAYARASHLETPPSTQVTYQINPTILTSKANQYEVGLKAAFGRSYLYLIGFYTRYNPLNASFVALDPVTGRNDQSVPFVGKADIKGVEIDGNLALPYGFAVTGALTISDPKYKSLTNANGASPGNVEGNQIVREPKVYGNIRPSVDFDLGGNDVQIYGRYEYVGKRYVDFFNNTALPAYQTVGAGVTLTHGTWQMQVVGDNIFNAHGLTEGNTRTDQLSGQGTADAIYGRPIFGRNFRFVLSKSW encoded by the coding sequence ATGACGAAATATGGCTTGCGCACGGGTTGCGCGTTCGCGGCGCTGTGCATCGCGGCTTATACGCCCGCATCGGCCCAGACCGCGCCGGCGGCACCCGCCGAAGCGGACAGCGCCCAAGCGCCCGGTGCGACCGAAACCGGCGCGGACATCATCGTCACCGGATCGGCCCGCCAGCAACGCCGCTTCGACGTTTCCTACGCGGTCAACTCGCTCAGCAATGCGGACATCCAGAAGCTTGCGCCGGTCAACTTCGCCGACCTGCTCGGCAAGCTGCCCGGCTTCGCGGTGGAAAACACCGGCGGCGAGGTTCAGAACATCTTCCGCCTGCGCGGCCTGCCCAGCGACGGCGGGCTCGTCACCTTTCAGCAGGACGGATTGCCGCTGTTTCACGAAAATGACGGCAATTTCTTCCGTGGCGACGATCTCAACCGGTTCGACCTGATGACCCAGCGCGTCGAGGTCGTGCGCGGCGGCCCGGCGCCGGTATATGCCAGCTACGCGGCGGCGATCGTCAACAACATCACCGTGTCGGGCACCGCCACCACGCGCGGTAAGGCGCAGGTCACGCTCGGCGACACCGGCCTCTACCGGCTCGATGCCTATCAGGCCGGGCCGATCGACGATTCGACCTATTATGCGATCGGCGGATTCATCCGCCACCACGACGGCTATCGCGATAACGGCTTCCCCAATGATCGCGGCGGCCAGATCCGCGCAAACATCAAGCACGACTTCGCGACCGGCTCGCTGCGCGTGTCGCTCAACTACCTCAACGACCACAACGTCTTCTATCTGCCGATCCCGACCGCCGATCCGCGCAATCCCAGCAAATCGCTCAACCAATATATCGACTATTTCAGCGGCACGATGAACTCGCCCGCGCTGCGCGACGCGACGATCCGTTACCGGCAGGCGGATGGCACGACGCGCTCCGTCGGCGCCGATCTCGGCAATGGCCGTCATACCGAATTCGGCAATCTCGGCGTGCAGTATGACACCGATCTCGACGGCTGGAAGATCGCGGCCAAGGGCGGCGTGAGCGTCGGCAAGCTGCATTTCGACGCGCTGTATTCGACCACCAACCCGTCGGATGCCAATGCGTTCGCCGGCAGCTACCTGACGGCCGCGCGCACCGCGTTCGGCGCCGGCGTCAGCCGGCTCGGCTATGCGATCGCGGGCACCAAGGGGGCTGAGGTCTACGATCCCAACGCGACTTCGGGTCTGGTCGTGCCCGGCCAGTTCCGCGACGTCATATCCAAATTCTATTCGACGCAGGGCGATTTGAGCGTCACGCGGTCGATCACCACCGGCTTTGGTACGCACGACCTGCGTGTCGGCGTCTATGGCAGCCTGTACGGCGAAACCAACGAGGTCGCCTATCAGGACTATCTGCTCGAGGTCCGGGGCAAGCCGCGCACGCTCGACCTGATCGCCTATAACGCGGCCGGCCAGGCGCTCGGCTCGGTCACCGACAATGGCGTGCTCCGCTACACGACCACGCTCAACCGCGGCAACACCAACGCGTCGATGTATGCACTTTATGCGAACGACACCTGGGAAATACTGAACGGGCTGACGCTCGACGGCGGCATCCGCCACGAACGCTACAGCTTCAGCGGCTATGCCTTCGCGACGGCGTCTGCCGATCTCGGCGATCGCACGACGCTCGCCGACAACAGCGTGCGCGCGTTCACCGGGCAGGTCATCTCGTCGAAGCTCAAGCCCGACATCACCAACTGGACCGCCGGAATCAACTACGATGTCACGCGTCATCTCGGCGCCTATGCGCGCGCCTCGCACCTCGAGACGCCGCCATCGACCCAGGTCACCTATCAGATCAATCCGACGATCCTGACGTCTAAGGCGAACCAGTATGAGGTCGGGTTGAAGGCCGCGTTCGGCCGGTCCTATCTGTACCTGATCGGCTTCTACACCCGTTACAATCCGCTCAACGCCTCGTTCGTGGCGCTCGACCCGGTGACCGGCCGCAATGACCAGTCGGTTCCGTTCGTCGGCAAGGCGGACATCAAGGGTGTCGAGATCGATGGCAATCTCGCCCTGCCGTATGGCTTCGCCGTCACCGGCGCGCTGACGATCAGCGATCCGAAGTACAAGAGCCTGACCAACGCCAACGGTGCCAGCCCCGGTAACGTCGAGGGCAACCAGATCGTTCGCGAGCCCAAGGTCTATGGCAACATCCGCCCGTCGGTCGATTTCGATCTGGGCGGCAACGACGTCCAGATTTACGGGCGCTACGAATATGTCGGCAAGCGCTATGTCGACTTCTTCAACAACACGGCGCTTCCCGCCTATCAGACCGTCGGCGCCGGGGTCACGCTGACGCACGGCACCTGGCAGATGCAGGTCGTCGGCGACAACATCTTCAACGCGCACGGGCTGACCGAAGGCAACACGCGTACCGACCAGTTGAGCGGTCAGGGTACTGCCGACGCGATCTATGGCCGTCCGATCTTCGGCCGTAATTTCCGGTTCGTACTCAGCAAGTCCTGGTGA
- a CDS encoding ROK family transcriptional regulator: MAFSRFRLDEDERRIMHVLRSHGSRSRKDLAATLDMSASKLTRLSGTLLAHGLIAECPGADSVAPGRPAVPLCISPAAGYAVGAVVHRGLIEVALVDYAGGVIAHRSQPFDDPDPNAFAARVTETMHDLAIAHRLLGRRLLGVGIGVPGAALSPDGARRWTVESLAAWRGVDLKALFEERIGHDVWIENDANAAALAEYYVGGLMRRCSTAVVILLGHGIGAGIIVDGRILRGATASAGEIGCLYPVDAPRPSTLDLLSTLRSAGCAIDSVLDFDAVTLGYEDVVADWVDRAARQIAPIINWGLAWIDPGEFVISSPLPNRLLTALVERIDYGTMRIGDHVGTTPRISVSTLEGTAATLGAALLPIHATTIG; encoded by the coding sequence ATGGCATTTTCAAGATTCCGGCTCGACGAGGACGAACGGCGGATCATGCACGTTCTCCGCTCCCACGGGTCGCGCTCACGCAAAGACCTTGCGGCGACACTCGACATGAGTGCGTCCAAGCTCACCCGCCTCTCCGGCACCTTGCTCGCGCACGGCCTGATCGCGGAATGCCCCGGCGCCGACTCGGTTGCCCCTGGCCGCCCCGCCGTGCCGTTGTGCATCTCACCCGCCGCCGGCTACGCCGTCGGCGCGGTGGTGCATCGCGGGCTGATCGAGGTCGCGCTGGTCGATTACGCGGGCGGTGTCATCGCGCATCGTTCGCAGCCGTTCGACGATCCCGATCCCAACGCGTTCGCGGCGCGGGTGACGGAAACGATGCACGACCTGGCGATCGCGCACCGACTGCTGGGCCGGCGGCTGCTGGGCGTGGGGATTGGCGTGCCGGGGGCGGCACTGTCACCCGATGGCGCGCGGCGCTGGACCGTCGAGAGCCTGGCGGCGTGGCGCGGGGTCGATCTGAAGGCGCTGTTCGAGGAGCGGATCGGCCACGACGTCTGGATCGAGAACGATGCCAATGCGGCGGCGCTGGCCGAATATTATGTCGGCGGGCTGATGCGCCGCTGCTCGACCGCGGTGGTGATCCTGCTGGGGCACGGCATCGGTGCCGGCATCATCGTCGATGGCCGCATCCTGCGCGGCGCGACCGCCAGCGCCGGCGAGATCGGCTGCCTGTATCCGGTCGACGCGCCACGGCCATCCACGCTCGATCTTCTCTCAACGCTCCGCAGCGCGGGGTGCGCGATCGATTCGGTGCTGGATTTCGATGCCGTCACGCTCGGCTATGAAGACGTCGTCGCCGACTGGGTCGATCGCGCCGCACGCCAGATCGCACCGATCATCAACTGGGGCCTCGCCTGGATCGATCCCGGCGAATTCGTCATTTCCAGCCCCCTGCCCAATCGCCTCCTGACCGCTCTGGTCGAGCGAATCGACTATGGCACGATGCGGATCGGCGACCATGTCGGCACGACGCCGCGTATCTCGGTATCAACTCTGGAAGGCACGGCGGCAACGCTCGGCGCGGCGCTGCTGCCGATCCATGCGACGACGATCGGGTGA
- a CDS encoding diguanylate cyclase domain-containing protein, with translation MQSRIKSTDLERDTAADFYGDVSALPGMGAWACDLRTETLSWSPSVFDMFGLPSNKPVERHETITMYAESSRLLLERLRSAAIASGGTFSLEAQIIRSDAEERWIRIKAATRVRDGHALSLYGLKEDITAERKRWEEQRQLSKYDALTGLANRAQYHAHFLDGAQGAEGSAPVGALALLRLDNLREINSRWGMAAGDACLVAFARRIRTAYPVGAFAARLGGRKFAVLLNHDRLVRMSPAAAVPPDLADAVLWRGSAIPLHVSVGMAFLSRHRKFEPEVLHARAVSAMEMARRKPGDTLRAEVLPLDAKYLRETDYSDVTQNLARLGHPPLSPREIEALRLIARGCTSAQIAQAMTVSEHTVRNFIRRIYLKMGVATRAEAVRLGLLQGLL, from the coding sequence ATGCAGTCACGTATAAAGAGCACCGATCTCGAGCGTGATACCGCCGCCGATTTTTATGGTGATGTGTCAGCCTTGCCCGGGATGGGGGCATGGGCGTGTGACCTCCGAACCGAAACCCTGTCATGGTCTCCGTCCGTTTTCGACATGTTCGGATTGCCGTCGAACAAGCCCGTCGAACGACACGAAACAATTACCATGTATGCCGAATCGTCCCGGCTGCTGCTGGAGCGTTTACGCTCGGCAGCGATCGCCAGCGGCGGGACGTTTTCGCTGGAAGCGCAGATCATTCGGTCCGACGCCGAAGAGCGATGGATTCGCATCAAGGCTGCGACCAGGGTACGCGACGGCCATGCCCTGTCTCTCTACGGATTGAAGGAGGATATCACCGCCGAGCGGAAGCGTTGGGAAGAGCAACGTCAATTAAGCAAATATGATGCGCTGACGGGTCTCGCAAACCGCGCGCAATACCACGCACATTTCCTGGATGGCGCCCAAGGCGCGGAAGGATCGGCGCCGGTGGGGGCGCTGGCGCTGCTCCGTCTGGACAATCTCAGAGAGATCAACAGCCGTTGGGGAATGGCTGCCGGCGATGCCTGCCTGGTGGCGTTCGCCCGACGCATACGGACCGCATATCCGGTGGGCGCCTTTGCGGCGCGCCTGGGGGGCCGGAAATTCGCTGTTCTTCTCAATCATGACCGCCTGGTTCGCATGTCTCCCGCCGCCGCCGTGCCGCCCGATCTGGCAGACGCGGTTCTATGGCGGGGTTCGGCTATTCCCCTGCACGTTTCGGTCGGAATGGCCTTCCTTTCCCGACACAGGAAGTTTGAACCCGAAGTCCTGCACGCCCGCGCAGTTTCGGCAATGGAAATGGCTAGACGGAAGCCTGGCGACACACTTCGCGCCGAGGTCCTGCCGCTCGATGCGAAATATCTTCGAGAAACCGATTATTCCGATGTGACGCAGAACCTTGCGAGGCTCGGGCATCCCCCACTGTCCCCCCGCGAGATAGAGGCCCTCAGGCTGATCGCGCGTGGGTGCACCAGCGCCCAGATCGCGCAAGCCATGACGGTATCCGAGCATACCGTGCGAAATTTCATCAGGCGCATCTATCTGAAGATGGGCGTCGCGACCCGGGCTGAGGCTGTGCGTCTGGGGCTTCTGCAAGGTTTGCTCTAA
- the asd gene encoding archaetidylserine decarboxylase (Phosphatidylserine decarboxylase is synthesized as a single chain precursor. Generation of the pyruvoyl active site from a Ser is coupled to cleavage of a Gly-Ser bond between the larger (beta) and smaller (alpha chains). It is an integral membrane protein.): MSDRLKILLQHVLPKQRLTTFAGRIAGARGGVMTTRLIHWFVGRYAVDMREAADADISSYKTFNDFFTRPLKPGVRPIATADFVCPVDGAISQFGSIDDHHILQAKGHRFTTTALVGGDSALAAQFRHGSFANLYLSPSDYHRLHMPCDGTLMRMIYVPGKLFSVNPTTARGVPNLFARNERVVCVFASPEHGPFVMVLVGATIVGSMATVWHGVVNPKRTNTVSEWTYDDQNIVLKKGEEMGRFLLGSTIVMLFRQRTITFNQDWAPERPVRLGELMGNRAD, from the coding sequence ATGTCCGATCGCCTGAAGATCTTGCTCCAGCACGTGCTGCCCAAGCAGCGCCTGACCACCTTCGCCGGCCGCATCGCCGGGGCGCGGGGAGGGGTGATGACGACCCGGCTTATCCACTGGTTCGTCGGCAGATATGCCGTCGATATGCGCGAAGCCGCGGATGCCGACATCAGCAGCTACAAGACGTTCAACGATTTCTTCACCCGCCCGCTCAAGCCCGGCGTGCGCCCGATCGCGACTGCGGACTTCGTGTGTCCGGTCGATGGCGCGATCAGCCAGTTCGGCTCGATCGACGACCATCACATCCTGCAGGCCAAGGGGCATCGCTTTACCACGACGGCGCTGGTCGGCGGCGACAGCGCACTCGCCGCTCAGTTCCGCCACGGCAGCTTCGCCAACCTGTACCTGTCCCCAAGCGATTACCACCGCCTGCACATGCCCTGCGACGGCACGCTCATGCGCATGATCTACGTGCCGGGAAAGCTGTTCTCGGTGAATCCCACCACTGCGCGCGGCGTGCCGAACCTGTTCGCGCGCAACGAACGGGTGGTATGCGTCTTCGCATCGCCGGAACACGGTCCTTTCGTGATGGTGCTGGTCGGCGCGACCATCGTGGGAAGCATGGCAACCGTCTGGCACGGCGTCGTCAATCCCAAGCGAACAAACACGGTGTCCGAATGGACGTATGACGATCAGAACATCGTCTTGAAGAAGGGCGAGGAAATGGGCCGTTTCCTTCTCGGTTCGACGATCGTGATGCTGTTCCGGCAACGCACCATCACGTTCAACCAAGATTGGGCGCCGGAACGGCCAGTGCGCCTCGGCGAGCTGATGGGCAATCGCGCGGACTGA
- a CDS encoding UvrB/UvrC motif-containing protein: protein MTDTIESLQQKMDAAALALDFEEAKRCRDRISLMRGGATASEAEHADSAGLLRQQPGAMGLGTSQQRVAPPPGWQPPPKPDPMTSGRTSRGRRRGA, encoded by the coding sequence ATGACGGATACGATCGAAAGCCTTCAGCAGAAGATGGACGCTGCTGCGCTGGCGTTGGACTTTGAAGAGGCCAAGCGGTGCCGCGACAGGATTAGCCTGATGCGCGGCGGCGCCACTGCGAGCGAAGCCGAACACGCCGATTCCGCAGGATTGCTGCGCCAGCAACCGGGGGCGATGGGCCTTGGCACCAGCCAGCAGCGCGTGGCACCCCCGCCAGGCTGGCAGCCGCCGCCCAAGCCCGATCCCATGACATCGGGCCGGACATCGCGCGGGCGCCGTCGCGGAGCGTGA
- a CDS encoding CapA family protein, with translation MIDIVFLGDLILDVPEPDHWLAGVAPVTRAADLAIGHLEVPHTARGQEMVGDVPAPGADPTHLAALARAGIGMVSLAGNHIADCGAEGIADTIDELARLGIAHAGAGLDLARAQRPAVIVRGGVRVALLSYNCVGPEMSWATKSRAGSNPLVVRAADGGPTRPQAELIEADPASLALMAHQIAQARHHADVVVVALHKGITHRPAELAPYEQPVSHAAIDAGADIVVGHHAHIVRGIELYRGRPIFHGLGNGVVVTQALSPAQDHPARAEWAERRKRMFGFEPDPAYMLAPFHPEAVNGMIGRCRINVDGTMETAFRPIWFAPPGRPEIAEGAQAEAVADYIDAIGQRAGLSPLARVWSDGWVRVAG, from the coding sequence ATGATCGACATCGTCTTCCTCGGCGACCTGATCCTCGATGTTCCGGAGCCGGACCATTGGCTTGCCGGCGTCGCGCCGGTGACGCGTGCTGCCGATCTCGCGATCGGGCACCTCGAGGTGCCGCATACCGCCCGCGGGCAGGAGATGGTGGGGGACGTGCCCGCGCCGGGTGCCGATCCGACCCATCTCGCGGCGCTGGCGCGGGCGGGAATCGGCATGGTGTCGCTCGCCGGCAACCACATCGCGGATTGCGGAGCCGAGGGCATCGCCGATACGATCGACGAGCTTGCCCGGCTCGGCATCGCGCACGCCGGAGCCGGGCTGGATCTCGCGCGAGCGCAGCGTCCGGCGGTGATCGTGCGAGGCGGCGTGCGCGTCGCGTTGTTGAGCTACAATTGCGTCGGACCGGAGATGAGCTGGGCGACGAAAAGCCGCGCCGGGTCCAATCCTCTCGTCGTTCGCGCGGCCGATGGCGGGCCGACGCGGCCGCAAGCGGAGCTGATCGAGGCGGACCCGGCTTCGCTCGCTCTCATGGCGCACCAGATCGCGCAGGCGCGACACCATGCCGATGTGGTGGTGGTGGCTCTGCACAAAGGGATCACACACCGGCCGGCCGAGCTCGCGCCTTATGAACAACCGGTGTCGCACGCCGCGATCGACGCCGGCGCGGACATCGTCGTCGGGCATCACGCGCACATCGTGCGTGGCATCGAACTGTATCGCGGCAGGCCGATTTTTCATGGCCTGGGCAATGGCGTGGTGGTGACGCAGGCGCTCAGTCCCGCACAGGATCATCCGGCGCGCGCCGAGTGGGCCGAGCGGCGCAAGCGGATGTTCGGCTTCGAGCCCGATCCGGCCTATATGCTCGCGCCGTTTCACCCGGAAGCGGTCAACGGTATGATCGGCCGCTGCCGCATCAATGTGGATGGCACGATGGAGACGGCGTTTCGGCCGATCTGGTTCGCCCCCCCCGGCCGTCCCGAAATCGCAGAGGGTGCGCAGGCCGAAGCCGTGGCCGACTATATCGATGCGATCGGCCAGCGCGCTGGCCTCTCGCCCCTCGCGCGGGTCTGGTCGGACGGGTGGGTCCGGGTCGCAGGCTAG
- a CDS encoding CaiB/BaiF CoA transferase family protein, producing the protein MSALAGLRVIDFTHAISGPTCTNMLAQLGAEVVKIEPPGRGDGFRHYTEHGGAPLLSIPFAAINAGKQSVALDLKSETGQHLARALIATADVVVENFRPGVMARLGLSPDRLRAADPRLIVVSISGFGQDGPMAHYGAYDHIAQAASGIAVMNATTDGPLKIGIPIIDSFTGYVAVIALLAALRIRDAGGEGAHLDIAMLDSALKLVNTSVAVHSHTGTVPMGTGNRGFRLVATSEFYPTGDGWIALGANEQAQVASLFRVLGHPGLIDDPRFATHAARTENYAELRAWLTTVLADCDAATLERDLVAVGVAAARLRDVGEIATDPHIRQRGTLEQVELPGAERPLDVVGAGFATAPRAGARVPLLGEHSDAVLAALGLDRDAIAALRRAGVLA; encoded by the coding sequence ATGAGCGCGCTCGCGGGCCTGAGAGTCATCGACTTCACGCATGCGATTTCCGGGCCGACCTGCACCAACATGCTCGCGCAGCTCGGTGCGGAAGTGGTGAAGATCGAGCCGCCCGGGCGCGGTGACGGTTTCCGCCATTATACCGAGCATGGCGGCGCGCCGCTGCTCAGCATTCCATTCGCTGCGATCAATGCCGGCAAGCAATCGGTAGCACTCGATCTCAAGAGCGAGACGGGCCAGCACCTCGCCCGCGCGCTGATCGCCACCGCGGACGTGGTCGTGGAAAACTTCAGGCCCGGCGTCATGGCGCGGCTTGGCCTGTCGCCGGACAGGCTGCGCGCAGCCGACCCCCGGCTGATCGTCGTGTCGATCAGCGGCTTCGGGCAGGACGGCCCGATGGCGCACTACGGCGCGTATGACCATATCGCGCAAGCGGCGTCCGGCATCGCCGTGATGAACGCCACGACGGACGGGCCGCTCAAGATCGGTATTCCGATCATCGACTCCTTTACCGGCTATGTTGCGGTGATCGCTCTGCTCGCCGCGCTGCGCATACGCGATGCGGGCGGGGAGGGCGCTCATCTCGATATCGCGATGCTCGATTCGGCCTTGAAGCTCGTCAACACGTCGGTCGCGGTGCATTCGCACACCGGCACGGTGCCGATGGGGACGGGCAACCGTGGATTTCGGCTCGTCGCCACTTCGGAATTTTATCCGACCGGCGACGGCTGGATCGCGCTCGGTGCGAACGAGCAGGCGCAGGTGGCGTCGCTGTTCCGCGTGCTTGGTCATCCCGGGCTGATCGACGATCCACGCTTCGCGACGCACGCCGCGCGCACCGAGAATTATGCTGAGCTACGCGCCTGGCTGACGACTGTGCTCGCGGACTGCGACGCCGCCACACTGGAACGCGATCTCGTCGCGGTGGGCGTCGCGGCCGCACGGTTACGCGATGTCGGTGAGATCGCGACCGATCCCCATATTCGCCAACGCGGCACGCTCGAACAGGTCGAACTGCCCGGTGCGGAGCGGCCGCTCGACGTGGTCGGTGCGGGCTTCGCGACCGCGCCGCGCGCCGGTGCGCGGGTGCCGCTGCTGGGTGAACATAGCGATGCGGTGCTCGCCGCGCTTGGCCTCGACCGTGACGCGATCGCGGCTTTGCGTCGCGCCGGGGTGCTGGCATGA
- a CDS encoding CaiB/BaiF CoA transferase family protein, translating into MSKPLAGVRVLELSRFLPGTYFGWIAGDMGADVIRVEHPRELAKAEAMFGASADTTALCRDRARPTFTRNKRSIALNPGHPDARRVLEPLLASADVLVEDFRPGTLARLGLGYDAAAEINPRLVYASVSFAGQTGPLAHRAGHDPAALAAAGVLSRLNGQPVPTLPGVQVADVMAGAHATIAILLALAARGQTGRGAHVDIAMIDAAMPLLMVGLGRVDNPADLHAPDGAWHPKGGVWRCADDAYLCTTDMEPRYWARFCVAIDRPDLTARQFDLAAHPAIHAELTAVFASRPRAAWLALFEDADTQAMPVLSPVEALRHPNAIARGMHVALEVPGAGTVEQIGTPFAIGGVTPGPHRAAPLPGADRDAILAECGFGADDIARLAAGGVFASTKGAGA; encoded by the coding sequence ATGAGCAAGCCTCTGGCTGGGGTTCGCGTGCTGGAATTGTCGCGCTTTCTTCCTGGCACCTATTTCGGTTGGATCGCCGGCGACATGGGCGCCGACGTGATCCGTGTCGAGCATCCGCGCGAGCTCGCCAAGGCCGAGGCGATGTTCGGTGCGAGCGCCGATACGACCGCGCTCTGCCGCGACCGCGCGCGGCCGACCTTCACGCGCAACAAACGCAGCATCGCGCTTAATCCCGGCCATCCGGATGCGCGGCGTGTGCTGGAACCGTTGCTCGCGTCCGCCGATGTGCTGGTCGAGGATTTTCGGCCCGGTACGCTCGCACGTCTCGGCCTCGGCTATGACGCTGCGGCGGAGATCAACCCGCGACTGGTCTACGCATCGGTCAGTTTCGCCGGGCAGACCGGGCCGCTCGCACACCGCGCCGGGCACGATCCGGCCGCGCTTGCGGCGGCGGGCGTGCTGTCGCGCCTGAATGGTCAGCCGGTGCCCACCCTGCCCGGCGTGCAGGTTGCAGACGTGATGGCAGGCGCGCACGCGACGATCGCGATCCTGCTGGCGTTGGCGGCGCGTGGACAGACCGGGCGGGGGGCACATGTCGATATAGCCATGATCGATGCAGCGATGCCGCTGCTGATGGTTGGGCTTGGCCGGGTCGACAATCCGGCCGATCTGCATGCGCCCGACGGAGCATGGCATCCGAAAGGCGGCGTCTGGCGGTGCGCGGACGACGCCTATCTGTGCACAACCGACATGGAGCCGCGGTATTGGGCGCGCTTCTGTGTCGCGATCGATCGCCCTGACCTCACCGCGCGCCAGTTCGATCTGGCCGCGCATCCGGCGATTCACGCGGAGCTTACGGCAGTGTTCGCGAGCCGACCCAGGGCCGCGTGGCTCGCGCTGTTCGAGGACGCCGACACGCAGGCGATGCCGGTGCTTTCCCCGGTCGAGGCGCTGCGCCACCCCAATGCAATCGCGCGCGGCATGCATGTCGCGCTGGAGGTTCCCGGCGCGGGTACGGTCGAGCAGATCGGCACGCCGTTCGCGATCGGCGGCGTCACGCCGGGGCCGCATCGCGCCGCGCCGTTGCCCGGTGCGGACCGCGACGCGATCCTCGCAGAGTGCGGCTTTGGCGCAGACGACATCGCGCGGCTTGCCGCCGGCGGTGTGTTCGCCAGCACGAAGGGGGCCGGCGCATGA